Part of the Puntigrus tetrazona isolate hp1 chromosome 10, ASM1883169v1, whole genome shotgun sequence genome is shown below.
cattttaaaaaaagtgcattcttAGTATGGCCTGAAAACTCTTTATTAATCTATGAACTGAACTTTGCAAACTAGGTTTAAAAAGGCAAACTGCACTGTCTTACACATCCGAATTGCAGATTCCGCCGAGGCAGATTTGATCACTTCATTTGAGagcatgtgcatttttattggtATGTACTTGGAGATTAATACTATGTTGTCTAGTGGATGAACAATAActcaaatatctaaaaaaatgcattggatGTTCAGTTCTGATGActctgtgtgttttaaacatttcaggTTCACATCTCAATAACTCTGCTTCTGTTTTGATATTCTCTACTCTTGGAGTAAGCCGATGCTGTGCTGTAACAATGGCATATCTTATATATCACCTCAAATACACActaaaggtatttttttttgcatttgtgttacTGATAGATGCTTTTTAAATACTTCTCACCTGTAATTTCTAAATTTTTTAGGAGGCATGGAATCATATTCAGCAGTGCAAAGCCAACATGAGACCAAATCGAGGCTTTGTCCAGCAACTTTCTGAATGGGAACTTCAGACTCTTGGAAACAGAGTTACAGATATATCAGAATCCATCTACtgacaataacaacatttaacAGAAGCATCACGTGCACATTCATATTCAGTGGCTTTCTACGGTCACTGATTATACACagaatcatacatttttaatatacaattacaaaaccaaacaaaagaacaataaacTCTTTGCTGTAAACTCACCATAGACAATATTAGATTGTACTAAACTGTTTTAAGATATTAAAACAATTGTGTAAATATATGCCGCTAAAAAATGCCTTTTCATCCACTTTACTGTATGTTGCTTTAACACACGttgtaaatttaataaacatttattaaatttgctTCCGAATCATTACTCCTATGAAATAATAAAGAGGTTCTGTGTATAGTTTCAACAATGACCCTGTACTCTAGTTATTCACAGTTGGTATATTCCCTCTCCCTCTTTATGGGCGTCTGTGGGAAGTCAGTCAGTAGGCTACAGCGTCTGTGACGTGTATGTCTTGTTTTGAAAGCGCTCATTGGTCATATTCAGGGAGGGGCGTTTCATTATGTCCCGGGATCGGTCTCTGATTGGCTACGCTTGTTGTGAAGCTGCATTCAGATGACAGACGTCTGTCAAAGATAGCGAGGCGATCCGACAACGGTGGACCGGACCGTTACTCTCTTCACTCATATCTGGGAACACTACCTTTTATTGAATACACTGTCTGGAAATGTTATTTAACCCGACTGGTTTAAACGAATGTTTACAAGAATGGGAGGATCTGGAAAAAGACTATCAACAGGTTCAGGTGAGGAGTCTTTCTTCTTCGACTGCTAATCAGATAGCACGACAGCTCTGAACTATGAGATCTTACTCTTCTatcttaaacatgttttatatacattataattgttttgatttataaatatatcgCTCTTGAAGTATCGCTACTGATCGCATTGATACGCTTCAGCACTAGCTGCTTAGCAATTTAATCCTTGCCAACTCACAGTATAACAATGAtacaataagtaaaaaaaacccccacattTTTAgcttgttattaataaaaagaaccCGTAGTTCCCACAAATATAACgtgtaattgtaatatatgaTTTTTCTCTTAGCATTGCTTTCGTATGGGTCAATGACAAACAGTGATATACAATGTCATAAACAGAAGAACTGTTAAAACACATGTGCCAAGGCAGATATTTATGAGCAACAcacacatggacacacacatctatatataGTATCAGTTATGAGAGTCTAAAAATGTTGGTTAGTGAACACAAATTGTGAATAGGAATCCTTTAAATGCACCAAACatatcaaaatgacaaatttgtAAGATCTGTATTCATTGCACAGGAGACACATCGACTTTACAAACAAAAGCTGGAGGAAGTTTCGAAACTGCAGGACAGCTGTTCTTCTTCTATTGCAcggcagaggaaaaaaataaaggatcTCAATGAATCCCTGCAGGAGTAAGTCATGAGTCATGCCTCGGctacaaataaatcaaagttaCTGATCTACAccttgaatgatttttttttctttcatagatGCAGAGTGGTAGTGAATCCAgaagatgtaaataaaatagatgaGATCCAAGATTCTATAAAGGAAAGATCAAACGTCTTCTTTGAGATGGAGGCCTTCCTGCCAAAGAAAAATGAGTAATGCAAACGAGAGATAGCTAATGTCACCTCTGTCACACCctcttttaaaatacacattatcAGCATTTACTATTCAAAGCAGGTCATACATCTCTGTATTTGCCTGTTTCTAATTCAGTGCTGACCTTAAATACTGTAGACTAAAGGTGTGGTATAGAATTCAATAATGTTTGGTAGTGGTGTGTGGGTTTGCAGTTTTTACCTTGTTCAAACACTTACAATGTTTTCGACAATAGTTTTGTCGAGCACCTGATGCTCACATGAAATGCTTTACGCTGTTTTTGCTGTAGGTTATACCTCAGTCTTGTTCTTGGAAATGTTAACGTTACGCTCCTTAACAAGCACTCCAAGTAAGTTTTCATTACAGTTCAATTTGATTCAAATGCTCTGAAAAATTGTAACGCCACAATAGCCTTACTGTGTGATCATCAGCTTTAAACACGGTGGTGTCATGTTAATGAGTCACGAGTCATGTGATTTGTCTGACTTGCCTGTTTCTCAACCGTACAGGTTTGCCTATAAAGATGAGTACGAGAAGTTCAAACTATACTTGACTGTGCTGCTCTTGTTGTTCTCATTCACCTGTCGGTTCTTGGTCACCTACAGGTACATGTTTATTGCAACCAAAAATTCTTTGAGAGTCTGacagtgtcatttttttaatttcttgtcAAAACAGCcatttaataattgattatatgtaatgaattaatcagttgaacttatttttttgtcttttctctttttgtgtttcgACAGGGTTCTAGATGCACTTTTCAACTTCCTGTTGGTGTGGTATTATTGTACATTGACAATAAGAGAGAGCGTGCTCATTAGTAATGGGTCCAAGTACGAATAATCATATGATTATACTCTTAAAATTAAAGGctcttttaattttatgtaatagaTGTAACGCTGCCTTTCAGTAAAGCGTAAAATGAGACTAGAGAAAGATTTACGGTTCCACGAAGAACTATAAAGATCCATTGAACCTTTCCACAATTCTTGCGTAAGAGAATGATAAAAGAAGAGTTCTTTTTTAAGAACGATTTGCTGGAAtgcattttctatgtttttGGTATTGCTGCAAAAACCTCCTTacagaacctttattttttacagtgtatgtcGTATTCTTGACATGTATGAAATCAGGTAATACTTGGCATGTTTCAATACTTGGCTTGTGTTTCAGGATCAAGGGCTGGTGGGTGTTTCAACACTATGTCTCAACATTTCTCTCTGGAGTAATGCTGACCTGGTATGACACTTCAGTGATAAACTTCACTCTTTAACGCTGTCACATATTACAACGTTACGTCTTTGGTACTTTAATAAAGAGCATTtgtactatatattattatggaTCAGgtgaatttattttgatgaaatgcTGTAAAGTAGGATAGCACACTTTGGAGTCACTGTGAGGAATAGTAGAACAGtataagtgtaaaaaaaaacctgagatAGTGTGAGCGTCTGATGTCCGTCAGCTGTACATGTGTGTCTCACAGGCCAGATGGTGAACTCTACCAGATGTTCAGAAATCAGTTCCTGTCCTACTCCATGTATATAAGTAAGAACTTCTGCCTTACAGCATTAGTAACGCTTTCAGTGCaataatgattcattcattgttttatttaatcatttatttgtcttgttttgttctCCCTTTAGATTTTGTTCAGTTTCTCCAGTACTATTACCAGAGTGGCTGCTTATATAGACTCAGAGCTCTTGGAGAAAGACACAACATGGACCTCACAGTTGGTGggtagtgtgtttttttttcttattctagTGTAGATTTATCCACTAACACGGGTTTTCACATGTGCTTTACTGTATGATCAGAGGGATTTCAATCCTGGATGTGGAGGGGTTTGACCTTTCTCCTgcctttcctttttttgggCCATGTAAGTTTGATACTGTGTTTCATAACCTTAGgttgttttgtaataaatgcaatCATCTTGCATGGGCAAACtgctcacttcctgttttgtgGCAATGTGTAAGTTTAAAACTAATGTTATTGGCTTAAATTACAGTACCTGACAAAATAAGAGTTACTTAATACTGACATGAAATGTTGACAGGTGTATTCAGAAAACTTCTGATGTAATTTGATTGTTATTATGCTGTGCTTCTAACcgttttaatatgtatatttagtttttccagCTTTATAATGGAATTACACTGTTCCAAATGGCCCAGCTTCCAGAATGGAAAGAGTGGCaggtcagtttttttaaaataaaggtaaacGTTTTCATCACGTGCCAACATGTATTAGCTAAATAtaaccttaaaaaataaatatgcatagattatttttaactaataaagatattgttcttttttttaggtTCTCATGTGCGGCTCTACTTTCCTTGTTTTGTTCATGGGAAATTTCTTCACCACACTTGGTGTTGTTTACCACAAATACATGGATCAGGACAAAGCCAAAGCTTTATAAATGATGGGCACAAAGGCACTAATGAACTCTTTATTAAAgcaatttgtgttttatataaacatttttataaaatgtcagTGTGCTAATATTCTGTTGCTTATATGTTGtcaataagtgtttttttttctatttgtggTTCAAACTGGCTAAGTTgtgatttttgtaaatgtggCACAAATTGTAAGGGATGAAATGTCTTTCCCctaaacctaaaatatttaatattttgcttttattttattaaactgtcATGGTGTTTTGCACTCCATGTGTCAAAGcaatgtgttaatgttttttgaaaccCTCTGGCCTTTGTTTAAAGTTAGTTGGAGTAGGCAAGTTAATGATCTCAAAGAAAGACGTTATGAAAATCATTTGCTATCATCAGTGTGGTATTGGTCCACAATGTCAGCACACGACTTTACCATCATAGGACTATGATACCTTCATGTGACTAAGAAGCATGTGCAGTAAGCCATATGCTTGGAAAATGTGAACaaattttccaaaataatttattgaggAAGCCCTGTCAAACAGAAATCGGAAATGGAAATATCCCTTAAGTGCATTCATTAGAACATTAGGGGGGATGCTGCTATGGGCAAACACGTTagaatgcaaattaaatattttcaagcaACAAGTTAACGCGTTCTaaacattgaaaacaaaaaagtaaaatgtcttaaaactGCTCATTTATCCAGGAGGATACAATGCGCGAGGGATATTTGAACTTGCGCTGGCAACCCGGCGTTTCAATGTGACGTAAGCTCGTGCCGTACCCTCGCTCCAGCTAACCGGAGGTATGTGTTTTTAGTGCGCGTTCTGATGTGTAactgttaaattatattaataaccCTTCTTATTAGTTTATCGTTGATGCCTTTGGGTAGTCATAAACAAAAAGCGAAAATTTTACGTGTGTACGTGTTTGTCTGCCCTCACAAAAAGTACCATGGCGATGGTAGCATAGGGATAGTATCAGATGGTACGCAGTGTGACTTTGCTACGTGACACTGAATGATTCATATGTTCATATACAACGGAcgtcaacatttttaaacagcgACGTGCTAAATGTCCAAAAACATGTTAGTGCTGCAgtacttctgttttttttaagacatgAGGGCTATTTTGTAACACGTCGTGGACATCGAGATAAAAGTTTCTATGGAAGAAACCAAGGTggtgaaaaattacattaattacaaattGACAAAAGTCCTACAAAAGAAAGGGTGTTTTGCAATTGCTCATCATGTAATTACATTGATTCTTCAAAAGAGGGCACAACATGACAAAAAGTCTCGTACTTAAGACATAAGAGATATACTACCTACATTGTTAAAACCTATGGaagaatctttttaaaaaatacgttttatttttgattaataagtAATATAGATGATCATTGTAAACGTGTctgtgtacagtatatacaggTAGTGTGGCTTAATTTATGTATGCGTATTTCAGTGACTTTTGTAGACCatgacaaaaatcacaattgttAATTTTGTCTCTTGATattgtaattgcaattattagCAATTTACAttgaatgatgtttataccaGAATTTAAAGCAACTTcatgtcatatttttatatgaaagtaaataagctgaaaacatttcaactttaaaacttttattgcatttctgtaATACTAAGCCTCAAATGTCAAATAATCATTAGACTGgtttcataatttatattatttattaaaccaaAACAATATATGGAACAACGGAAAAACCCTTAAAATAACCTgcggaaagaaaacaaacacatcttgAGCACTCAGAATAACATAAGTGGGCTTTGAACGATTTGAGCGAACGAAATTCGAGCATCCGtaattgtaattgcaattaGAAACTCAATTAATTGTGAAGCCCTAATAATGATGAAATCAATCTGTTTTCGCAGACATACCTGCTTTCTGAATTCTGTGAAGATGGAGGACAGTGAATCCCAGCTGCTCTCCGATGAGGAGCAGACTCCGGAGCCTCTCCTCAGCTCTCTGGATATCTTCCTTTTCTCTCTAATCGCAGGACTTCTTATCTACTGGTTCTTCTTCCGAAAAAAAACAGAGCCTCTTCCAGAGATCAAGCCATTTACTTCAGTGTAAGTGCCTGATTTTTAACTCCCCTTCCCCCATAATTTGTCCTCAAGAGGGAAATATTACACCCACACAA
Proteins encoded:
- the tmem120aa gene encoding ion channel TACAN, whose translation is MLFNPTGLNECLQEWEDLEKDYQQVQETHRLYKQKLEEVSKLQDSCSSSIARQRKKIKDLNESLQECRVVVNPEDVNKIDEIQDSIKERSNVFFEMEAFLPKKNELYLSLVLGNVNVTLLNKHSKFAYKDEYEKFKLYLTVLLLLFSFTCRFLVTYRVLDALFNFLLVWYYCTLTIRESVLISNGSKIKGWWVFQHYVSTFLSGVMLTWPDGELYQMFRNQFLSYSMYINFVQFLQYYYQSGCLYRLRALGERHNMDLTVEGFQSWMWRGLTFLLPFLFLGHFFQLYNGITLFQMAQLPEWKEWQVLMCGSTFLVLFMGNFFTTLGVVYHKYMDQDKAKAL